The sequence aaaattgaatttaaaaatttggaaatatattattttttttattaatattctttttttaatttagtttataaaatgataatatcaaatttttttcatttaaatttacttcatattttatttaatatgtTATCATTTATACCACTGGGAACAGTATTggaaagaaataaatttggaagtttactttttttttatttgattttattatttagtgTATTAATATCTATGATGAATTTCATATTATCGTTAGTGGCATATTATTTGGATATTGGATATTCATATTATTCTTGTTCAGTTGGTTTCTCTGGTTGTATTTTTGCATTGTTAACTATACACTGTTTCAATGATAATTTGGTATCATTATATGGTATAACAAGAATACCATCAAAGCTCTATCCATGggcaattttaattattacaaatttcaTTCTACCAATGACTTCATTTGTTGGTCATTTATCTGGTATTTTAATCGGTACATTATGtatgtataaataataatattattttttattatagtaTTGGgtattaatctttttttttttttttttttttaaaaaatatagataTGAATGGATATTTAAATTGCTTCATTTTATCAGAAAGAAGATTTTGCGAAATTGaactttcaaataatttaaattttataacaaACCAAAGAGGATTCATTTCAAGTTCCAATTTTTCTTGTACCTCTTCTTTTGTTGATTTaggttcatcatcatctttggATAGTAATTTTGCAAGgttaaaaagattttttgtGAGTCatactaataatagtggAGGTAGACAATTGGGTACAGTTTCATCAAATTTAGAGCAAGAGGATGTAGAAAAACCATTTAGTAATAACgacaataatataaatactgAAATTAGTAGTGATAATactcaacaacagcaacaacagcagcaacaaacAGCATCTCCAAATGTATTAAAATATTCTCCATTGATTGATATgtctaaaatttaaatatatcagCACTAaatcatattttatttttactttttatttttttaaatccttCGTTGATTTCTAATTcagtaaattaatttaatattattgttttataataacaaccaaaacaaaacaatttaaaatatattaaattaaatggaaataaaaaataaaaaaaaatattctaaCTTGTGtttcataaaaaataatttaaaattaatatctggtttcaattattaattcatgAATGACCATTTtctcgttttttttttttttttttttttttaaaaaaatatcccaTTGGttcgtttttttaaaatttttttttttgaattttttaaaattttttttttttattaaattaaaaaataatcaatttaaaaatgattaaaagtTGTAAAAGGTTTTACTCTGTCGCAAAAAATAATCCCAAACAAACGTTATATGAATTACCTCTAATAAAAGCATCAGAATTCCCAGAATATAATTCATCAGACTATTTTAAGTTTGAAGTTATTCATCAatctaaaaaatcaaatgcaAGAGTTACTAAAATTACAACACCTCATGGAATGTaagatattataaaaattaaaaatagagtttttaattttttttttttttttattaatttttattttttagtatAATGCAACCAAATTTTGTTCCTGTTGGAACTGTGggaacaattaaatttttagatCCAATATCCACAAAAGATACAAAATCACAATTGATGTTTGTAAATACATACCATATGGTAGTAAATTCAGATCCAAAATTAATAGAAGAAGCAGGAGGTTTgcataaatttataaattatcaaaatccaATAATAACAGATTCAGGTGGATTTCAAGTATTTAGTCTTGGGCATCcagaatcaaaaaataatgaaaatgaaaataacaGTGATAATGACAATAAAGTtgaagttttaaataaagaggAAAAAAGGGAATTAAAAGGAATGTCTGGTAAAAAATATGAAGGTTCAATAGCAAGTATAAAAGATAGTGgtgttaaatttttatcataTAAAAACGGTGACACCATTGAATTGGGGCCTgtttcatcaattaaatatcaaaaacaattagGTGCTGATATTATCATCCCCTTTGATGAATTACCACCTTATCATATGGAcgaaaaaaagattttacgTTCACTTCATAGAACTCATCATTGGGAAGCAACCTCATTACTCGAACATATTAAGGACCCAAGAAAACAAGCAATCTATTCAGTTATACATGGTGGTGTTAATATTGAAATGAGAAAACAGTCTATCGATTATCTAACTTCCTTACCATTTGATGGTATTGCTCTTGGTGGTAGTTTAGGTAAAGATCGTAATGAAATGAAAGAACTCTTAAAAACTATAATACCATTCATCCCAAAAAACAAACCAAATCATTTATTGGGAATTGGTGATTTAGAATCAATCACTTCAATAATTCCATTAGGAATTGATAGTTTTGACTCTTCATATCCTACTCGCTCAGCTAGACATggtcaaataattattgcaGATGAACAATCttactttttaataaaaaatcaagaaaatagaataaaaatagatgAGCCATTAGATAAATCATGTGATTGTCATacgtatgtattttttttttttttttttttgccaattttttttttttttattttccaaatctaatattatttatttttttttttttttccaaaaatctatttataGTTGCAAAAACTATTCAAAAGCATATATTCATCATCTCTTTAAATCTCATgaacaaatttattttaccCTTGCGACTCAACACAATTTAAGAGCCATGTCAAGGTTAATGGAAAattatagaaataaaatattacaaaatgAGGTTTAGACccttttatatttattttttattatctaactttttttttttttattataatgattataattttttttattacaattattataatttttttttttatttttattttttacctttCTTCGTTTATTTGAGGAAAATCAAAGCTTTTTCgaatctttttatttgaattataaatactttgttgattttgttgctcatattgatgttgttgttgttgttgttgttgttgttgttgttgttgttgttgttgttgttgttgttgttgttgttgttgttgttgttgttgttgttgttgttgttgttgttgttgttgttgttgttgttgttgtaaatgttgttgttgatgttgttggtgttgttggctttgttggtgttggtgttggtgttgaatattttgattatattgattattttgaatttgataataaggttggttttgattttgttgggAGTATAAATATCCTTGAGTATTGTAAAAGTTTTGTTCATCTATATGATTCATTGGTAGTTGAAGTTTATTGCTTTGTTTATagttattaaatattgagtATATCTTCCCAAACTcgtcatttattaattgagcTGATTTATATACATAAAGGATATCATTGTGGTTGAAGTTAAgtgaatcatttaaatttatatttgataTGTTGGAAAAATATGaaacattattttcaaaatctttaataatttgtaTAAATTGGTTTATGTTTGTCTCATTTTGATAAATGTTTGGTTGAtgattaaaactattataattattataattatagttattataattactactattactattactattactattactattactattactattactattactattactatgattattaccactattataattattcatactattattattgttattattgttattattattattaccatcattattttcattatttttataattattattttgattattaatattattatcactattatttacaaaattatcGTTTCTGTTCGAAGAAGGGATTTCTGGGTTTGGGGAAGGATCACTTTGAAGAACTCGATTTATAATTAGTGGGCCAATTTCAACTTGGTTAACAGAGTGCATTGATCTTTCTTCTTTCCAAGGAtctaagtttttttttagtctCCAATAACCGTTTATTCCCAATTCATCAACACcagattcaaataatttttttgaatgtgATAATGAATCTTGGATCTgttttttccaatttaaactttctaaaaaaaaaaaaaaaaataaaaaaaataaaattaattaaggATTTgactaaaaaattatattctaGTTTAACATACCAACAGGTCTATTTCCACAAATCTTTGTCCAGTGTCTTACTATTAAGGGATATACTCCTtcctttaaattcaaaaattctttttttggatttaaatGATGTAGCGTGTATAAAACAACCCACAAAATTGCGGACCAAGACGGTGATTTTGGCACTAAGCAAAAAGGAGTTCCCCTTAAGCAAATGAAACATGATTCATCACATAAAATATATGAATACTTTGAAACTTGAGAAATAAGAGTTCCTAAGATATTTGATCTATTTTGAGTTTTACTGTTTCCAggtgtattatttttatcattattattattattattattattattattattattattattattattattattattattattattattattattattattattgatataggtattgttgttattatttttattataattgttgtggctattattactatcactaatattgttattattattattaatattattattgttattaatattaatgttattattgctattattattaatattattactattattaatattattattactaatattatttatataattattattattattactaatattattattattattattattgttattactactattattattattattgttattactattattattattattattattactaatattattattattattattattattattattattattattattattattattattattattattattattattattaaaattattaatattatttaatttatagttatttaaattaaaatttccaacactgttattgttattattaatatttgaattattttgatgaaaaaataaatctggAGAAAATTGATggtttttataataatcgGAAATGTTTGAATTATTTCTTCTTAATAGTCCTATTTctgttgaatttgataatgaaggTTGAGTATTAATTGAGTTATTTGGCTCATTTTCTGGAAAAGGGTTCTGagtttgttgatttatttgttgaaaaCTATGTGTGGTAGATTGagaactattattattttctctGGTTTTATTTGACATATtgcataaaaaaaaaaaaaaaaaaaaaaaaaaaaatgaaaaataataaaaaaatcagaaTGGACCGCacatttaaaaacttttttttttattatattttgtctatttaaaaataaagatataaattaatatcctatttttaattctttctttGTCAATTGAAggtcttaaaaaaaaaagaaaaaaaaaaaaaagaaaaaaattggtttgtGAAAAACAATATCTTTTTACCAACTTTTTTAAtccataataaaaaaaaaaaataaaaatttcatcacCTTTTTTTTCACCTTCAAAGTGAGGactgttttttaaa comes from Dictyostelium discoideum AX4 chromosome 2 chromosome, whole genome shotgun sequence and encodes:
- a CDS encoding hypothetical protein (METHIONYL-TRNA SYNTHETASE BETA SUBUNIT. 6/101), encoding MIKSCKRFYSVAKNNPKQTLYELPLIKASEFPEYNSSDYFKFEVIHQSKKSNARVTKITTPHGIIMQPNFVPVGTVGTIKFLDPISTKDTKSQLMFVNTYHMVVNSDPKLIEEAGGLHKFINYQNPIITDSGGFQVFSLGHPESKNNENENNSDNDNKVEVLNKEEKRELKGMSGKKYEGSIASIKDSGVKFLSYKNGDTIELGPVSSIKYQKQLGADIIIPFDELPPYHMDEKKILRSLHRTHHWEATSLLEHIKDPRKQAIYSVIHGGVNIEMRKQSIDYLTSLPFDGIALGGSLGKDRNEMKELLKTIIPFIPKNKPNHLLGIGDLESITSIIPLGIDSFDSSYPTRSARHGQIIIADEQSYFLIKNQENRIKIDEPLDKSCDCHTCKNYSKAYIHHLFKSHEQIYFTLATQHNLRAMSRLMENYRNKILQNEV